Proteins co-encoded in one Oceanibaculum nanhaiense genomic window:
- a CDS encoding thiamine pyrophosphate-binding protein, producing MTASDSNPAGNWPEQIFEVLKRAEIRQVGYVPDAGHSRLIKLCQADPQMHTVSLTTEEEGIALAAGAWLGGQRAALLMQSSGVGNCVNMLSLAKSCRFPLLTLVTMRGEWAEFNPWQLPMSQATPHSFEMMGALVYRADKPEEVAETVEAAADIAFNGDSVAAVLLGQRLIGRKQWVKK from the coding sequence AGCTTCCGACAGCAATCCGGCCGGCAACTGGCCGGAGCAGATATTCGAGGTGCTGAAACGCGCCGAAATCCGCCAGGTCGGCTATGTGCCCGATGCCGGCCACAGCCGGCTGATCAAGCTGTGCCAGGCCGACCCGCAGATGCACACGGTTTCCCTGACCACTGAGGAGGAAGGTATCGCGCTTGCCGCCGGTGCCTGGCTCGGCGGGCAGCGGGCCGCCCTGCTGATGCAGAGCAGCGGCGTTGGCAATTGCGTGAACATGCTCTCGCTGGCGAAATCCTGCCGCTTTCCGCTGCTGACGCTGGTGACGATGCGCGGCGAGTGGGCGGAGTTCAACCCCTGGCAGCTGCCGATGAGCCAGGCCACGCCGCACTCCTTCGAGATGATGGGCGCACTGGTCTATCGCGCGGACAAGCCGGAAGAAGTCGCGGAGACCGTCGAGGCCGCCGCCGACATTGCCTTCAATGGCGACAGCGTCGCCGCCGTGCTGCTGGGGCAGCGCCTGATCGGCCGCAAGCAATGGGTGAAGAAATGA
- a CDS encoding thiamine pyrophosphate-dependent enzyme: protein MSRSNKLDRRAVAKALLDGRDNNLLVVTGLGSTTYDAFAAGDHDLNFYLWGAMGGAAIMGLGIALAQPDRKVLVITGDGEMLMGMGSLATIGVQHPANLSIVAFDNAHYGETGMQASHTGKGVDLVGVAAACGIPDCRDVNDMDGVAELKTRIRQGGGTLFARVGISAEETPRALPTRDGVELKLRFRKALGV from the coding sequence ATGAGCCGCTCCAACAAGCTGGACCGCCGCGCGGTCGCCAAGGCCCTGCTGGACGGGCGCGACAATAATCTCCTCGTCGTTACTGGCCTCGGCTCGACCACCTATGACGCCTTCGCCGCTGGCGATCACGATCTGAATTTCTATCTCTGGGGTGCCATGGGCGGTGCCGCCATCATGGGGCTGGGCATTGCACTGGCCCAGCCGGACCGGAAGGTGCTGGTCATCACCGGCGATGGCGAGATGCTGATGGGCATGGGGTCTTTGGCCACCATCGGTGTGCAGCATCCGGCCAACCTCTCCATCGTCGCCTTCGACAATGCGCATTACGGCGAGACCGGCATGCAGGCCAGCCACACCGGCAAGGGTGTCGATCTGGTCGGCGTGGCGGCGGCCTGCGGCATTCCCGACTGCCGTGACGTGAACGATATGGACGGCGTGGCCGAGCTGAAGACCCGCATCCGCCAGGGCGGCGGCACGCTGTTTGCCCGCGTCGGCATTTCCGCCGAGGAGACGCCGCGCGCCCTGCCAACCCGGGATGGCGTCGAGCTGAAGCTGCGCTTCCGCAAGGCGTTGGGGGTCTAG